The nucleotide window GATCTTCCTTCGATCGCTTCTCTGAAAGGATATAATGCTGTTTAAATCTATTGTACTTTTGCAGGCTCTATGATCCTAGAGTCACTGCTTTAAGAAAGGTGCTACATGGAGAAGTTTTTTTCCCTTCTGACAAGTTCTCAGATACCGAAACTCTGGATATATTGAATACACTTGGTCTCAGAAAAACTCTGGGCTATTCTGGTTTAATTGATTGTGCTAGATCAGTTTCATTGCTGCATTTTTCAAGGGATTCAGAGACACTAAGTTATGGGAGAAAGTTACTTGTTTGTTTAGATGCTCTATCATGTAAGCTCTCAACTGAGGAAGAAGGAAATCTTGATGAGTCAACGAATTCTGTTTTCCAAAACGACACTAGAACCGAAGATGGTGATGTTATGTACATTGAGTCTCCCAAGAGCAATGAGAACATAAAAATTGATGATCTGGAGATAAATTCTTTTGTTGACAACTTGATTGATGATAAACCAGAAGAGGACTTTTGGTCTGAAATGAGGGCTATTGCTTGGTGTCCTGTATGTGTTGATCCACCTCTCAAAGGAATCCCATGGTTGAAATCCAGTAACCAGGTGGCATCCCCGAGCAATGTGAGACCTAAATCCCAGATGTTTATGGTTTCCTACTCGATGCATATACTAGATGGTGTATGCCGCTCGACATACCTACAAAAAAAGCTTGGCTGGATGGATCCACCGAACATAAATGTTTTGTCCACGCAGTTGATTGAGCTACCTAAGCTGTATTTTCAGCTTAAATCACATTCAACTGATATCCAAGATGTCGATGCTGCACTTTGTGAGGGAATTCCATCACTCTATTCAAAATTGCAAGAATATATTGGCACTGATGAATTTTCGGACCTAGAATTAGCATTACATGGTGTTTCCTGGGTTTGGATCGGGGATAACTTTGTAGTTCCAAATGCACTTGCATTTGATTCGCCTGTGAAATTTTCTCCATACTTGTATGTTGTCCCATCTGAATTATCGGAATTCAGAGATTTGCTGATAAAGTTAGGCGTACGAATTAGTTTTGATATATGGGACTATTTGCATGTCTTGCAACGCTTGCAGAATGATGTGAAAGGATTCCCACTGTCAACAGATCAGTTAAATTTTGCGCATTGTGTCCTTGATGCTGTAGCAGACTGTTGCTCAGAGAAACCACCATTTGAAGCTTCAAACACTCCAATGTTAATTCCAGATTTTTCTGGAGTTCTGATGGATGCTGGCGATCTTGTGTATAATGATGCACCATGGATGGAACACAGTACGCTTGTGGGGAAACATTTTGTACATCCAACTATCAGCAATGATCTGGCAAATAGATTGGGGGTACAGTCACTTCGTAGCCTCTCTTTAGTTGATGATGAAATGACCAAAGATATTCCGTGCATGGACTATGCTAGAATAAAAGAGCTTTTAGCTTCATATGGGGACAATGACTTGTTATTGTTTGACCTGCTTGAGTTGGCAGATTGTTGCAAAGCTAATAAGTTGCACCTAATCTTTGACAAGAGGGAACATCCTCGGCAGTCTTTGCTGCAGCACAATATGGGTAAGTTAATTTTCTATAAACTTTTATTGTTCCGAATATGTTATTGTATTGGAATGGGTAGACAGAGAAGggataattcaataattcaataaacttttgGCCTTGTAACTATTAATATCATTTTTAatcagaggtgagtaaatttatttttaatcaaaagaaaacataagtgtaattttttttttggagaatagcAGTGcatttcactttttctttccttccctTTTTGTCACCGCTGGAGTTTTAATCATGCCTAGGTCAAAGCGTCAATTGCATGGATTCTTGCCATGAACTTGGGCTTTATTCTAATTTTGTTGAAAAATATGTGATTGTTTAGGAGAATTTCAAGGGCCGGCCTTATTAGCCATATTGGAAGGAGCGAACTTGAGTAGAGAGGAAGTAAGTAGTCTCCAATTTTTACCTCCATGGAGACTAAGGGGTGCTACTGTGAACTATGGTTTGGCTTTGCTTAGCTGCTATTTTGTCTGTGATCTCCTCTCTGTTGTTTCTGGTGGCTACTTTTATATGTTTGATCCCCGTGGTTCAGTGCTTGCTGCACCTTCAAGTTGTACTCCTGCAGCTAAAATGTTTTCTCTGACAGGTAATTATTCATATATCATTCCTCCTTTTAAGTTGCTTATGTTGTATGATGCTCCACATATTAGTTTTATCGTGTCTGTACTTTTCTGGTTACCTTTATGATCAGATCAATGTTCTTTTAGCTCTTATATTCTTTCCTGGATCAATGCTTTTTTAGCTGCTCTATTGCTTTATCTTCTGCTGAGTAGATTTGAAGACTGAACTTCATTAATGCTTGATTTTCAGGTACAAATTTAACTGATCGGTTTCGTGATCAATTTAATCCTATGCTGATTGGCCACAGTATGCCATGGCCATCATCGGATTCTACTATTATTCGCATGCCTCTATCATCtgaatgtttgattaatgaACTTGAGTTTggattaagaaaaataaagcAGATTACTGAGAGATTTTTGGAGCACTCTTCTAGATCACTTTTATTCTTGAAGTCAGTAATGCAGGTATTGTTAGAGCTCAGTTTTTCTTGCGCATGTAGCTTTTTATACAGCCTTTTACATTTTTATGGATGATCAGGTGTCGATCTGCACATGGGAGGAAGGAAGTGCACAGCCATGTCAGGACTATTCAGTTAGCATTGATTCATCATCTGCTATCATGAGGAATCCATTTTCGGAAAAGAAATGGAGGAAGTTCCAAATATCCCGATTATTTAATAGCTCCAATGCTGCAACAAAATTGCAAGTAATAGATGTGAACTTGAACCAAGGCAAAGCAAGAGTTGTTGATCGATGGCTTGTTGCACTTAGCCTGGGATCTGGGCAAACAAGAAATATGGCTCTTGATAGGTGCAAAAAGTTAGATATTAGATACCTTTTTCTGGATCTTTCACTGCAAATGTAAAACTATGTTTGATGCTCCACTTATTATTTTGCAGGCGTTATCTGGCATACAACTTGACACCTGTCGCTGGAGTTGCAGCACATATATCCCGAGATGGCTATCCTGTTGATGTTTGTCTAACGAGTTCTATCATGTCCCCTCTTCCTTTGTCTGGAGGTATAAATATACCTGTTACTGTTCTTGGATGCTTCCTGGTTTGTCACAATGGAGGTCGCTCTCTCTTTAATTATCAAGACAAAGAAGCTTCTTCAGCAGAGGCACGTGTGGATGCTGGAAATCTGTTAATGGAAGCTTGGAACAAAGAGCTGATGTCATGTGTTCGTGATTCCTACATCGAATTGATATTGGAAATCCAGAGGTTAAGAATAGATCCTTCTAGTTCCGCAACTGAATCAAGTGCAGGTCTTGCAGTCAGCCTGTCTTTGAAGGGCTATGGAGATCAAATTTATTCCTTTTGGCCGAGGTCTAACAGGCATAATTTGGCCAAACAACCAGGAGATGGCAGTATACCTTCAATTGAAGTGCCTAAATCAGATTGGGAATGTGTAATTGAACAGGTGATAAGTCCTTTTTATGCTCGTATAGTTGATCTTCCTGTGTGGCAGCTTTACTCAGGAAATTTTGCCAAGGCTGAAGAGGGTATGTTTCTTTCACAACCTGGACATGGGGTGGGTGGGAACTTACTTCCGGCTACAGTTTGCAGCTTTGTAAAGGAGCACTACCCAGTGTTTTCAGTACCTTGGGAGTTGGTGACCGAAATCCAAGCCCTGGGGATTACAGTTCGGGAAGTGAAACCAAAGATGGTTCGGAATCTGTTAAGAGCTTCTTCATCATCTATTGTTCTCCGATCAATTGATATGTATGCAGATGTTCTTGAGTATTGCTTGTCTGATATTGAGATTGGAGATTCATTCAATTCAGCCGGAAATTCTCTGACAGTTGACAACAGTAACACTAGAGGGGATAGCCAAGTTGTTGGTGGGAGTTCTGCTTCCCAGTCAGTTACTAGTTTGCATACTTATCCAGCATCTTCTACACAGAATGCTACCAGTTCAGGAGATGCAATTGAGATGGTGACAAGTTTGGGCAAGGCTTTACTTGATTTTGGCCGGGGAGTCGTTGAGGATATTGGTAGGTCTGGGGGGCCCTTGGTTCAGAGGAACATGGTTGCAGGTAGTAGTAACAGCATCTATGGAAATGGAGACATGAATCTTCTATCGATAGCAGCTGAACTCAAAGGTTTGCCATGTCCAACTGCAGCAAACCGTTTAACTAAGTTGGGGTTTACTGAACTTTGGGTTGGGAATTCAGAGCAGCAGGCATTGATGGTTTCCTTGGCTGAAAAGTTTGTTCATCCTAAAGTATTGGATAGATCAATCCTCGCTGACATATTTTCAAATGTTGTGCTACAATCATTATTAAAACTGCgaagtttctctcttcatttacTGGCCAGTCATATGAAGTTCGTTTTTCAGGATAACTGGGCGAGTTATGTAATGGGCTCAAATATGGTTCCTTGGTTTTCATGGGAGAATAATAAATCAAGCtctggtggtgaaggtggtccTTCTCCTGAATGGATACGGCTCTTCTGGAAGAACTTCAACGGCTCTTCGGAAGATCTTTTGCTCTTTTATGATTGGCCTCTAATTCCTGCTTTTCTTGGTCGGCCAATCTTATGCCGTGTTAGGGAGCGTGACTTGGTCTTCATTCCACCCCTTCTTATTGATCCAACTTCAGAAGAAAATGCTTTGGAAACGAGTGCAACTGGAAGCAATCATATGCCTGAATCTGAATCAATTCAAGCATACATTTCAGCTTTTGAAGTAGCTAAAAACCAACACCCTTGGTTGTTATCACTTCTGAATCACTGCAACATTCCTATATTTGATATAGGTTTTTTACATTGTGCTGCCCCAAGCAACTGCTTCCCTCCCCCTGACCAATCATTAGGGCAAGTTATTGCTTCTAAGTTGGTTGCAGCTAAAAATGCTGGCTATTTCTCTGAAGTCACTTCCCTTTCAGCTTCAAATTGTGATGCACTTTTTGCACTTTTTGCTAATGATTTCTTGTCTAATGGCTCTAATTACAGAAGGGAAGAACTTGAAGTTTTGAGTTCACTTCCTATTTATAAAACAGTTGTGGGTTCTTACACACAATTGATCAGTGATGATCTGTGTATGATCTCCACAAATTCATTCCTTAAGCCCTATGATGAACGTTGTCTTTCCTATACCACTGATTCAGTTGAATTTTCATTACTTCGAGCACTTGGAGTCCCTGAATTGCATGATCAACAGATTTTAATTAGGTTTGGGTTGCCTGGGTTTGAAGGTAAGCCTGAACCTGAAAAGGAAGATATATTGATATATCTTTACACAAATTGGCAAGACCTCCAAATGGATACCGCTGTAGTTGAAGCTTTAAAGGAGACTAAATTTGTAAGGAATGCTGATGAGTTTTGCACAGATCTGTATAAGCCCAAGGATTTGTTTGATCCTGGTGATGCTTTATTAACATCTGTTTTCTCTGGTGagaggaaaaagtttccaggagAAAGGTTTTTTGCTGATCGGTGGCTTCGAATTTTAAGGAAAACTGGCCTACGAACTGCAATAGAATCTGATGTAATACTTGAATGTGCCAAAAGAGtggaatttcttggaagtgaatGCATGAGATCCAGAGATTTGGATGATTTTGACGACCTAACCAACTCTCAGAGTGAAGTTTCTATGGAAGTATGGACTTTAGCTGGATCTGTTGTTGAAGCAATTTTCTCGAACTTTGCTGTCCTCTATGGCAACAACTTCTGTGATCTCCTTGGAAAGATTAAATGCATACCTGCTGAATTTGGCTTTCCAAATGTTGCTGGAAAAAAAGGTGGCAAGAGAGTGTTCACTTCATATAGTGAAGCTATTCTGCTAAGGGATTGGCCTCTGGCTTGGAGCTGTGCTCCCATTCTTTCGAGACAAAATGTTGTTCCTCCCGATTACTCTTGGGGATCCCTCCAGCTTAGGAGCCCTCCAGCGTTTCCTACAGTAATAAAGCACTTGCAGGTAACTTTGGTAGTCCTTTTAGTTTTATCCAAGATGATGATTCTTGTGCTAAAATCCTTTTGTGCCCCAGATTATTGGGAGAAATGGTGGTGAAGACACACTTGCTCATTGGCCGACTGTGTCTGGTATGATGACTGTTGATGAAGCTTCTTGTGAGGTGTTGAAGTACCTGGATAAGATTTggaattctctctcttcttcaggtAGACTCCTCATGTTTTGTTTGCAAACTCCATTTCAGATTTGTGGACTGGACTGAGAAATATTTTGTTACCATTAGGGCTCCTTATTGTATGGTTTGAATAATAAATTCttcatttctaattttttatgcAGATATAATGGACTTACAGAGAGTACCAtttatacctgctgcaaatggtACACGCTTGGTGACTGCGAACCTGCTTTTTGCCCGCCTAACAATTAACTTATCCCCATTTGCGTTTGAACTTCCTACATCATATCTTCCCTTTTTgaagattttaaaagatttggGACTTCAGGACATGCTATCCATCGCCTCTGCAAGGGATCTTCTCTTGAATCTTCAGAAAACTTGTGGATATCAACGTCTAAATCCAAATGAACTCCGTGCTGTGCTagaaattttgtattttatctGTGAGGGGGTTACTGCAGATGACATGTCTAATGGCCCCAATTGGACATCAGCAGCAATAGTCCCTGATGATAGCTGCAGACTAGTTCATGCGAAATCCTGTGTGTATATTGATTCCCATGGATCCCGATTTGTAAAGTGCATTGACCCTTCCAGGTTAAGATTTATTCACCCAGATCTTCCAGAGAGATTTTGTACTGTTCTGGGAATCAAGAAGCTGTCTGATGTAGTCATAGAGGTAACATGATCTTCTTAAACttaatttcttttaattttcctttatttgttTTGGCAAAAATTGCTGTTGTTTTAACTTTATGCAAAATCGGCTCTATGGATGTAGGAATTAGATCACGAGGAACATGTGGAAACTTTGGATCATATTGGATCAGTTCCAATAGTAGCCATTCGAGAGAAACTGTTGAGCAAGTCACTTCAGAGTGCTGTATGGACAGTTGTAAACAGCATGGCTAGTTACATTCCTGCAATTAAGCATTTAACTGTGGAAACCATACAAAACTTATTAGAATCTGTTGCGGAAAAGTTGCAGTTTGTTAAGTGCCTCCATACTCGCTTTTTGCTCCTCCCACATTCTGTAGACATTACCCATGCTGCTAAGGATTCCATCATTCCAGAGTGGGTCAATGGATCCATGCATCAGACACTTTACTTCATCAACCGGACTAACACCTGTATATTAGTTTCTGAACCACCACCTTATATTTCTGTTTTTGACGTTATTGCAATTGTTGTAAGTCTGGTCTTAGGGTCCCCTACTCCTTTACCTATTGGATCTTTATTCGTCTGTCCTGGAGGCTCTGAAACTGCAATCGTTGATCTTTTGAAACTTTGTTCTGACAAGCAAGAAATGGAAGCCACCAGTGGAAGCAATGGCTTGGTAGGTAAAGAACTGTTACCCCAAGATGTTCATCAAGTACAGTTTCATCCATTGAGACCCTTTTATGCTGGAGAGATAGTGGCATGGCGGTCTCAGAATGGAGAAAAGCTCAAATATGGTAGAGTTCCAGAGGATGTCCGGCCGTCAGCTGGCCAAGCATTGTATAGATTCAAGGTGGAGACTTCACTGGGTTTTATGCAACCTCTTCTATCTTCTCATGTCTTCTCGTTCAAAGGTGTAGCGATGGGAAGTGAGACTTTACCGGTGTCTATGGATGATGTTCGTACAATGGATCACAGCAGAACTCGTATTGACATGCCAGAAACTTCTGGAAGTGGCAAATCAAGAGCTTCTCAGGTATGTCCCCCTCTGATGCTGTCACCAACTCACCATTATATGTTTCGTTGGCAGGCTGTTCCCTTCTTTTAAGTTTTTAAGCTTTCTTCTCATACGGATGATCCTGTAATACTTGATCCTCTCAAATTCTTGGAAGACTATGCCACTATTTCGAGAGCCATATGCCCTTGAGCAACAGTAGTTAACTTTGACTGAGGATTATCACCTACATTTCATCTCTTTGTTTCCTCGTTTGGTTTATTTGCTTCTCTttagtgttttgtttttgtttttcattgcaTGAGGTCCTGATGTTTAATCTGTTGGATACAAATATTATGTTTTGTCCTTCTTCTTTTTACCGTCATGTTTTACTTGTTGGGTATTTGGAAGATACTTCGacgcaagttttttttttttccaactctCATCCACTGTCAAATTGGTTGGATTTTCTTAAGCATCAAACTCAAAATGGTTTCTTTGTGGGCAGCCGCAAGCTGGCAAAGACCTGCAGTATGGCCGAGTATCACCTGCAGAACTGGTGCAAGCAGTACAAGAGATGCTCTCTGCTGCTGGGATTTATATGGATGTGGAGAAGCAGTCCCTACTGCAAAAAACATTAACGCTGCAAGAACAATTAAAAGAGTCCCAGACTTCACTTTTGCTTGAACAGGTTTGTGACAACTGTGCTTCTTTTGCACGGCTTTGCTTCTACTACAGCACGTTTGCTGGAAGAAAATGCATCTGTAATATAGGTCTCATGAAAGTGGCATCACTTCTAAAGTAATAACTTAAGAGTCTGAATGCCGAGGCTTATTTGCCATTTCATATTACATTCATCATATCCTTTTGACGTTCTAagaatttctcatttttcatattaTTGAATTAATTTGCAGGAAAAGGCTGATGTTGCAGCAAAAGAAGCTGATACAGCAAAAGCAGCATGGGTTTGCAGGGTCTGCTTGAGTTCTGAAGTTGACATAACAATAGTTCCTTGTGGTCATGTACTTTGCCGGAGGTGCTCTTCTGCCGTTTCCAGGTGTCCATTTTGTCGGCTCCAGGTTTCAAAAACCGTGAGAATTTTTCGGCCATAAGAACCTTAGGTTTTGCAGTTTTTTGTTCATATTTTCAGTTTTCGGTCATTGGTTTCTCCTTCGCTTTCTTTATCTTCTGTGTCCCGTGGCGATGCAATTTTTTTGTACATAAAACTAGTCTTTGTATAGTAATCGATCATATCATAAAATCATTCATTGTAAATTGAGCCACCGAGTCTAATACCCCCTTTTTGAAACCTTTAATTTCTTCTGTTATCGTGGAATTCATCAGAAAAACGTACTTAGTTGGCTTAGGTTTTCAGCATTATCAATTCTCTGATTATCGATGCCACCTATCTGAGACCTTCCACTGAAAAACTGCTGGCCTCTGAACTATCCTCTGATCAGTTCATGTGGATAATTAGCCCTTGAACTTGTAGGACGGAGTTCATTGATGAACGTCTCGAATaccagatgggccaagttgcaACAAAAAAGAACGAAAGGGAGAGAAGGTAAAGAAAGCTCAAACGGTCACTGTTCATTGATGTGAATGGTATTGGTTGTTCATAGACATAACAGGATACAAACTCATTAGTTAATCATAGGAGTTGAGCAAGGTGAGCTAAGACACCAACTAGTGGAGCATTAGTAACGGTCGTTGGTTCAGCTAACTGAAAGTTGTTCCTGTCGTCCGCAAAACCATCATTTTCATCTGGGGTCACAATTGCTCCCTCCAGCACGTTCGGGTTGGGCTCGGGTCTGTGAAACCAGTCAAACCCACCTTGGCATGTTACAGGAGCTGGATCCTTCTTGATTGAGACGATTGATGCTCCTCTGTGATGAATTTGCTTCGGATAATTCGATCCATATCCAACCATATAGCTCATGTTTTTCGGGTTTGAGCCCAAGATGTAATCAACCTTGTGTAGAAATGAATTAGATCTGTTCTCACTAGTCGATCGATCGGGTTAACTTTCATGTATCAAATAAAATACCTGTGACTTGGCAGATGCAATGAGATCAGAGGGGTGAGCAGCGCCACCAGGACAGTTGATGGAGGCCTTTTTTGCGTCCAAATAAACGGAATAAACAGTGGTGACAAATGTAGCAGTGGCAACGTATTGATTGTTATTCCATGGCAGAAACCAAAGCAAGCCTCCGGGTGTCTTCTTCACGTTGTTGTTTCCTTTCTGAACGCATGAACATATGAATTCCTCTGCATGGCGCTTATACTCCCCCCATTTTCCTGAAGAATCAACCTTTCCCTTCATTACAAGCTGCAATGTACACTCAATATTGGTTTCTTTTCATTAATTTAAAGCAACGAATGTGAGACAAATTTTCAATCCGGTAATAATGTTCTGGACACTGAAGATGGATTTGAAGAATATAGGCGTACCAGTGCTGCCAAAACCTGTGCGCCGACGAATTTGtcatcccatgagaatgttgtTCTTGTTCCACCTATATCTCCCGCTTCGCTTAGGAAGTTGAGGTACTTCTGTTCATTAGTAGCACGATGGAGCCATGCCGCTGCCCACAGCATCTCGTCCTGCACCCAAAAATCAAAATACACATTGATCACGtacataactaattaatcaAGTGTTAAGAGGGCTTCGAATCGTTAACCACAAGTGAGTTGTAGAGAATCAATTGTCCTTTTCAGACTAGGAATAACACATGTTTGATATTTGCATGATGGTTAAACAGAAATCAATACCTGATACCCACTACTGGCGTAGACTTTTCCTGCCTCAGGGATGCTGTTTTGATACTTACCAGGATGATTGCGTGCAAAATCAAATAGCTGAATTCAATTCACATAGAACAAGATCGAGCTAATCAAATTCCAAGATCACTTTGTAAATATTGCGTTACTAATTAGAAGGCTAGCTAGTAATGAATGATGAAGTAGTATATACCTGCTTTGCATGAATTACGAGTTGGTATGAGTAACTTCTATcaaaacgttcaaaagcaattGAGGCAGCAGCCAAAGCAGCAGCAGTTTCAGCGGCGAGATCAGATCCCGGGTGTTGGTCATCAATCATGAACACGGTCCTCGGGGTGGTCATGTCCTCTGGTCTCTGCCAACATTGATGGTCTGAATCAACACCCCCAATATGCCCATAAAGCACTTCGGGCTGTGGATGTGCTTTTATCAAGTAATCTGTTCCCCACTTGATAGCCCGAAGAGCATTAGCGATCTCATATTTGGCCTTGAGCTTGCTTTGGAATTCGATCGTGCTCCATGACAGCATTGTTACTGAGAAGGCCATTGGAAATCCCAACTTGAGATTGTCTCCGGCATCGTAGTAGCCTCCCACCAAATCAATCTGCATGCATGTgcacacaacatatatatatgattatattACATGCACAAGGACGTACATTCATAACAGTGGTATATATCAATACATTAATTATGCTATAGGTTGACTAGCATGCATGGTACGTAAACGATCTTACTCCAGCATCACTGCCGTCTTCTAGTCCGGAATCTCCTCGCCACGCCACTCTCTGGAGTTTGCCAATAGGGGGCAACTTCCCTGAGCGTTGACCCTCATAATACAACAATGACTTGGCAAGTGCTTGAGTATAGTCTGCTTCACAAGCAATTCCTTGGAACAATAAAAGCATCGATAATGATCCAATAACCAAACCAAAGACCCGTCTACTGCTCTGCACAGACATCATCATCGTCGTCGTCGATCACCAATAATTTTCAATTAATGTTGAGATGTTAATTAGTAAAACCATATtacttcctttcaaaaaaaaaaagaaaaaaaaagtgatttattgagatttataCCATTTATCAATTCTGATCGAAATATTAATTTgatcaccatttttttttaacagactTTGATCAACATTTAATCTTAAATCAAATCAGAATCCAACACCCATTACCTATGTatgaagtcatgggttcgagtcaccattagggtaggagtgaaatcatttgatcctcttttaaataaaaaaaaaatcagaatctAGTACTTCTtaaacaaggaaaagaaagaggatCGCTATTTATGAATAACTAGTTAAATATACTACATTTGAAAATCATAATCGTACATGGATCACAAATTTATGAATATTTAATTAAAACACACTGCATTTGACAATCAAAATCCTAAATTCCtaattacaaaaaaaagaaaggaaaaaaaaaaggtgaaagtTGAAAATGGAGATGCGGGGTATCGATCCCCGTACCTCTCGCATGCTAAGCGAGCGCTCTACCATCTGAGCTACATCCCCCAAGTGCTGATTCTACTCTTCCATTTCGACTTTGACGTATTAactgtaataataataataaaaagccTGTCTACGTGGACTGACATGGAAGCTCAAAATCACCCTCCGCGCGCGAAGCCGTTGATCATTGTCTGTTTTGGATAAGAGAGataagagagaaggagagagtgaGTCGAACTGTCGAAGGAAGATGGCGACTCTGCAACTCCTCACTACAGATTTCTCCAAACCAATGATTCTCCTCAAACCCTCTCTCTTCGTCTCCACTCCTCCACGTCATTGCCCCACCTCTCTCCCTCGCTTCATTCCCAgagcctcttcttcttctccgctCAGTCGCCGCCACTTCGTCTCCGAGACGGCGGCGCTGTCTCTCGCCCTAACCGTGCCGTTGCTGGGTTCCCCTCAACTGGCCAAGTCCGAAGAGCCCGCCCTCTCCGAGTGGGAGAAAGTCTCCCTCCCTATCGACCCCGGCGTCGTCCTTCTCGACATCGCTTTCGTCCCCGACGACCCTAAACACGGTAACTCTACTTCACCGTCGATCTCTTCTTTTGTTGGTCATGTGATTTTCGTGAACTAAACTATTTGCATTGTGGATTAATTGATCTGAGGGTTTGCATGTTGGCGTACGTTAGGATTTCTGTTGGGAACAAGGCAGACACTTTTGGAGACCAAGGACGGTGGACAAAGCTGGGCGCCGCGGTCAATTCCGTCTGCTGAAGATGAAGATTTTAACTACAGGTTCAATGCCATAAGCTTCAAAGGGAAGGAGGGCTGGATTGTCGGAAAGCCTGCAATTCTGTTGCACACTTCTGATGCTGGCGACAGCTGGGAACGGATACCGCTAAGCTCTCAGCTTCCGGGAGATATGGTAATTAACCATAATGTCCATGTCCATCGATTTTAGATACCACACCATTGccattgttattgttattgttttaggaaatggaaatagtaaattAATTTTAGTAATAATGTGTGCAGGTATATATAAAGGCAACTGGTGAGAAGAGCGCAGAGATGGTGACTGACGAAGGTGCGATTTATGTGACCTCCAATAGGGGATACAATTGGAGGGCTGCTGTTCAGGAGACTGTTTCTGCTACTCTTAATAGGTATATTGCCTCTAACAAATATCAAGCAATCCAAGGTTTCTTAGTGATGAGAAGTTTCTGCTGATATTATATCCATCGGGTTTGTTACTGTAATTATAAAGCAAGATTCATGTATCTTCATTGCTTTTGCAGAACAGTCTCTAGTGGCATTAGCGGTGCAAGTTACTACACAGGAACTTTTAATGCCGTCAATCGCTCGCCAAATGGAAGCTATGTTGCTGTCTCAAGTCGTGGTAACTTCTTCCTTACTTGGGAGCCTGGTCAGGTCAGTTTTCACCTCTCGGAAGCTATATGGCTCTTGTTCTGTTTacttacttttttcttttttgggtcttTTACCCTTGGAATATATACAGAGAACCATAATGGGAGGTTCTCTTTTTATCTTTATTAATGGAATTAGTGAACCCTGGAAAATATCATCAAGAGTGTAGTGATGGCATTTTCTGCTACAACTACACCAATCTGAATTTCTTGAAGGAGTGAA belongs to Rosa chinensis cultivar Old Blush chromosome 4, RchiOBHm-V2, whole genome shotgun sequence and includes:
- the LOC112199813 gene encoding endoglucanase 13; its protein translation is MSVQSSRRVFGLVIGSLSMLLLFQGIACEADYTQALAKSLLYYEGQRSGKLPPIGKLQRVAWRGDSGLEDGSDAGIDLVGGYYDAGDNLKLGFPMAFSVTMLSWSTIEFQSKLKAKYEIANALRAIKWGTDYLIKAHPQPEVLYGHIGGVDSDHQCWQRPEDMTTPRTVFMIDDQHPGSDLAAETAAALAAASIAFERFDRSYSYQLVIHAKQLFDFARNHPGKYQNSIPEAGKVYASSGYQDEMLWAAAWLHRATNEQKYLNFLSEAGDIGGTRTTFSWDDKFVGAQVLAALLVMKGKVDSSGKWGEYKRHAEEFICSCVQKGNNNVKKTPGGLLWFLPWNNNQYVATATFVTTVYSVYLDAKKASINCPGGAAHPSDLIASAKSQVDYILGSNPKNMSYMVGYGSNYPKQIHHRGASIVSIKKDPAPVTCQGGFDWFHRPEPNPNVLEGAIVTPDENDGFADDRNNFQLAEPTTVTNAPLVGVLAHLAQLL
- the LOC112196987 gene encoding photosystem II stability/assembly factor HCF136, chloroplastic, encoding MATLQLLTTDFSKPMILLKPSLFVSTPPRHCPTSLPRFIPRASSSSPLSRRHFVSETAALSLALTVPLLGSPQLAKSEEPALSEWEKVSLPIDPGVVLLDIAFVPDDPKHGFLLGTRQTLLETKDGGQSWAPRSIPSAEDEDFNYRFNAISFKGKEGWIVGKPAILLHTSDAGDSWERIPLSSQLPGDMVYIKATGEKSAEMVTDEGAIYVTSNRGYNWRAAVQETVSATLNRTVSSGISGASYYTGTFNAVNRSPNGSYVAVSSRGNFFLTWEPGQPYWQPHNRSVARRIQNMGWRADGGLWLLVRGGGLFLSKGTGITEEFEEVPVQSRGFGILDVGYRSKDEAWAAGGSGILLRTTNGGKTWVRDKAADNIAANLYSVKFIDDNQGFVLGNDGVLLRYLG